A window of Ruminiclostridium herbifermentans genomic DNA:
GAGTTACATCATTAGGTATAAGATACTTAACAGGCTTAAACTGAATAACAAATATAATATACGCCTCATATCCCTCTTGCACAGCATCAATTAAATGATATAAATGCTTCACTCCTCGTTCTGTTGGTGCATCTGGAAAAGCTGCCACACCGTTATCTTCCAGGGTTACTCCCTTCACTTCAATAAATGCTTTACGTTTTTTTGCTTCAACATAGAAATCCACTCTAGAATTTCCATGCTTCTTCTCAGAATATATCAAGGTAGGATTAGGAAATAGCCCTCCTGCTTCTAGCCACTCCTTCACAACTGTATTAGGCGCCTGAGAATCAAGATTTATAAGTAACTTACCCTTTTCTGCTGCTACTAAATCGTATTTAGTTTTTCTGCTTGCATTGCTGCTTTCTTCTAAATAAACTGTGCACCCCTGCGTAAGCAGTTCTCTGCATCGTCCAGTATTTTTTACATGACAGATTTGAATGGTTCCATCAATTTCAACATAAGCAATGAATCTATTTGGACGCTCAATAAATTTTGCTTTGTGTATGTTTTTATATTTCATCTAATGTAATCTCCTATTAATAACAATCCAGCCCTTACAATAAAATACCGCATATGCTTACTCTATACTTGTGCTGTTTCCATTTAAGCACATCAAACTTTCCAGTCATATCACCTATGACTTCTCTATGCTTGCACGATTTACAAGTTAGCACATCAAACTCTATAGTAATATACCTCATATGCTTTCTCTGGACTTGTGCTGTTTCCAATCATGCACATCAAACTTTCCAGTAATATCACCTATGACTTCTCTATACATGCACGATTTACAAGTTAGCACATCAAACTCTATAGTAAAATACCGCATATGCTTTCTCTATACTTGTTCTGTTTCCAAGCATGCACATCAAACTTTTCGGTAATATCACCCATGACTTCTCTGGACTTGCACGATTTACAAGTTAGCACATCAAACTCTATAGTAATATACCGCATATGCTTTCTCAGAACTTGTGCTGTTTTCATTTAAGCACATCAAACTTTATAGTAATATCCCGCACGTGCTTCACAAAATTTATAATTTAAATACTCTATGTTTTAGCGCACTTTTATAGAGTCTAGAATCAAAACTT
This region includes:
- the sfsA gene encoding DNA/RNA nuclease SfsA, coding for MKYKNIHKAKFIERPNRFIAYVEIDGTIQICHVKNTGRCRELLTQGCTVYLEESSNASRKTKYDLVAAEKGKLLINLDSQAPNTVVKEWLEAGGLFPNPTLIYSEKKHGNSRVDFYVEAKKRKAFIEVKGVTLEDNGVAAFPDAPTERGVKHLYHLIDAVQEGYEAYIIFVIQFKPVKYLIPNDVTHLQFGNALREAAAAGVKILAFDCIVTPDTLKLDQVVQVKL